In Chaetodon trifascialis isolate fChaTrf1 chromosome 8, fChaTrf1.hap1, whole genome shotgun sequence, the DNA window TCAGCATGTGAACATTTTCTTGCTTTTATCAAACAATCAGTTCTTTTCTTTATCAATTTTTAATTgatgtgaagagacagaaaaagaatagTATTAAATTTATTGTTTGATCAATGTAACGCAATGGTTGAGTCACGTTGGGCTAAAATCAGTGCTACTCCAGTTCCATAGCTACTATCAACTTGTATTATTTTACCTTCACTTATACAGATACCGCTTTTCTACCTTAACAGTTTGATTCTCATTCATGCATTCGCTCCCCGATGCCATTAAAGGCCCCCCAAGCTCCTCAGAAACAGCTTGGGCTTGAGTAAGTAATAGGGATTCCAATTTCCAGATTTGGTATCATAGTGGATTCAATTGTCAGTCTAATCCTACAATCAAAGCTGACGTTATTTGAATCATAAAATCATGTTAAATGCTACCATTTCCACTCTGCGTTTCGGGTGCACTTCAGAGTGACAGCCATTTCCACGCCCAGCAGTGCCACGCCGGTCAGCAGCAGCCAATAGAGTGGCTCCTCTTTAACGGCCACCACACGCCACACTGTCACCACCCCATGGACCGCAAACAGGAAGCGACTCAGCAAAGCCAGCAGGACATTGAGGAGACGGCACATCATGCTCCGCAGAAAACCTGCACAGATGATAGCTTTATATATCATCAGCCTTTATGAGACTCACTGTAATTTACTGTAAAAGACAGAAGTTGAGTTTAGGTGGGTTAACCAATATGtccccttcctctttctttaaTTTCCTGTATAAAAGCCACTACTAGTTGTGTGCTATCTTTGCTTTTCAACAGATCATTCTTGCAAGGTTGATGGAAGTTGTCACTTATTCAGTATTCTTCACACAACGCTCACACAGTATACAGAGGAATGGCCAGGGAGTCATTGAGCATAAATATGTGTCAACAATTTCAGAGATGAAAGTGAttctgaaagagagagaaagagcataCGAGAGAACAACCTCAAACTTTTGTTAACAACTTCTCAAAAGTCACTACAATAAAgtgctttatgttgttttgaAACTAATATTGTTTTGCCATTGTATCACTGCAAAAAACTTCATATCCTGCAGTAAAGGCTTGGGCAGAGTAAAGAATGGACAAGTGCCATAGGCCACTCCAATTTGATTGCATTTTGCAATAAATTTAAGGAATAATCCCACACAGAATAGTCAGTGTcaggctgccaaaaacaaaaccaggcATGGTAACCGCCTGCTTCATTACACATGATACCCACAGTTCAGCTTTCATTATCAATAACTATTGCATGATGTCAGTGCACATGCAGTCACTGCTGTCAATTAGTCAGCAAGATAAAAGCTTCTGAGCTTTGAGGGAATTCAAAGCAAACAGTGATTAGTAAGCAAGAGTTAGAGAAACTGGCCCGCAGTCAATATCAAAGGATTCCAGGAAGCTTTGCACAAGTTTGCTGAAACTGATCTCTGGATGTCCGTGGATTATTGTGATGATGACTTAAATGGTGCCAAAACGGGGCCATCCTGGTTGCATATTGGTTAAGATGCATGCCAAATAACCTGCTTTGCTTCTGGACAGAGACTTTTGTTGCTAGTAATATCCCTCTCTCATTCCCCATGTTTCCTCTTTGTATCTACTCTGTCACTGTGAAATAAAGATAGAATATTGATACCACTTTCTAATGAGGCATATAAGGGCTTTATACCTGGTGATTATATTAGGTGTTAAATGATTTAGTAATCACAGTTTGAATATAGAACAGGTTGTGAAagatttctgtctgcagctgcaaggGTTAGAAAGTCGTTACTTACTTTCTAGGAAGTCGTGAAGACTGTCGTCATAATCTGTCGCTCTCTAATGAATACTATGTATCTCCATAATGTCAACTTTGCAATGAAATTTCAAGTAACAGTGCTGCAACCCACAGCAGAGCATCCACCAAATATGGAGGAACACCGTTTTCACTGGACAGCTCTGAAATGTTAGCAAGTCATTAATAATGTTTCACAGGTTTTAATCTTTCAAATTATACTTCTTACTGACTGAAGCTAATAGAGATATATTAAAAGTATTCCTTCCTCTATAAATGTTTTGGACTGAAACCTCAGCTTCTATCTTGTACATACTGGCACAAATAACTTTTATATGACCGTTTTTGACCTTGAATTGCATTTAACACAAATTCAACTCTCTGTAACTGTTATCTTCAGTGTCAAAAACAGTCAGAGTGTTGTGTGCTGTTATTGTGAATACTAATGTACCTTGAACAGAATTCATGCAATATGTATGGTGCGGTGGCATGCAGTACAAACCTACTGCATGAGCTGGACTCCTTGCTGAGATCAGTTGAGATCAGTTTCTtcagtgtatttcccaaaagtTCTCAGATGCTGCGCAGTTGAAAATGACCATACCCAAAGAGTCACAGTGACTAggcctgtgtctgtctgactttGACTTTTAAATGACAGCCACCCAGGCAAGTGAGGGacctgtgtgtccttgtgtgtgtatgtgttcagtGGGGAGTGACTGCTGTTCAAGTCCACTGCAGGAGTATATCAGTGAACTGTAGTGTGTTCCACAGCTGTATATGTGTGCCTCCGTCGCCACGGTGCCATTGTAGGAGATAACGTTTCCTGCCCTCTGCACCCACATCTTCATCGCAATCCGTCATGATGTCATCTCTACTGGCCCAGAACAAAGTTATCTCCCTGGGAGAAGCTGGCCTGCCGCGCTCCCTGTTCAGAGAGCACCCAGCCCTGCCCTGCTCCCACCCAtgcctgctctgcctctgcactgcttaCCCTGATAACAGCCCTGCTGCctgtcctctgcacacacagaaaaacatggagcAACAAGAGGGAATGGAGATGCTGATGGCCCCCAAAGCACTCACCGCAGTACAGGAGTGTGTGGGTATGTTACTGCTATTGCATCAGAATGAGGATGCTGCGTGGGTCGGCGCTGCCCAGGAATGTCAATCCACTAAACCGATGAAGTGGAACAAAGACAGATGACTGACCACAAGTCAGAAATCtgattcttttttgtttttttgttttttgccttaTCACCAGTTAGGCCTTTGACCTGCATTACCTGATTTTTTGATCACTTGAGGGCAGCGGAAACAAGCACACAAATCTATGAGCAATTTATGCAACCAGCAGACATGGCgcaacattagcatgctaatgtggaTCCTGCTGATGAATGCAAGTTCAACATTAACTCTCCTCTTAGCTCTGTTTTATTCTCCACTGTGCAGATTCTTAGAAAAATATCTGTTCACACATCTGCTCACCACCAAATGGCAATCCTGAGTCTTTTACCTTTTCTATAGTTCCTCTCTCAGGTCAGGATTTTCCTTTGACAAGCTCTCTGGACACCTTGGCAAGTCTCAATGATATTTATTGTCAATATCAATAGTTCACAGGGAATGAATCCTCATGTTTTTGATGACCCCTGACCTTTTCTCTAGAAACACCATCAAGGAGAAATTTCTCATTGTACACAGGAAGTATCACACCCAAATGgacagattgccatgaaatatACTttcatggtccacagaggaaGAATTGCCTATATTTTGATGAGGTCTCCTCTGGTGCCCCCTCAGGGTAACATTTAGTCCTTATTGATAAGCTTCTTAAAATGGCTAAACACCCATTTTTCGATAGATGTAGCTTCAGGTGTTAGACCTTTTTGAGGATAAAGTGTGCATTATCTTCTGATTAACTTTCTAACAATATTTGCTTTAACCTTAAACATCAAATTAAATTGTGGGGATACAAGACACCTGGGAATGCAGTGATTATCATAGAGGCAATGTTGTGATGTTGAGTATAATAAGAAACCAATGCTGTTCTTTGATTGGGAAGCTGCAGTGCTTTCTCATCCCCAGCTTTTCTGAAATCAGTTTCCAAGctcagacagaggacagacaagagTCTGAAATTATTAATAGAGCGCAATTCTTGACCTCTGTCAGCTGGACATACAAGTCAATTATTCATTATCCCTCAAATTAGAGCCTTTTATGAGCCTTCTTGTTGAAAAGCATTCACTGCAGAGCCTACTCTTGTTTTTAGGAGACCGTGCATTGATAAATTTACATCTGCCAGAAGGGATTTCACcatgttttttacttttaatcacATCCAACAACCGCTTAGATATTAGTTCCATGACCATTCGAAGccaggagagagacacacataGGTAGCAGAAGAAGTCCTTTAATGGTGAGGAAACAGGCAGAATTGGCAGAAGGAGATAAGACACTCCAGATGGTGTccgaaacaaaaaaaaaaaatgaactgaaaaaaaatggGTGGGGGaccaagggagagagaggaagagaggaagtggTGACGGTGGGGGAAGAGGGTGAGTGAGTTATCAGCCATGCAGAATAGTAGAACACCTCATCTTGTTATCGTCTTGTTTGGGCGGCGCTTTTGCTTTTCGAGATAACAGGCGCGTCACTCCAGATTGTGGCTTTGAGTTAGTTAAGCTAACTATGATTAATTGTGTTTGCAAGATGTGAGCTTGTGGTCGGGTATGCAAGCAAGATGGTTTGTTGTAGTGTCCTGTGTTGAGTTCATATAACAGGGTGACATGTTGGTGAAAACGTGTTCAGTGTTTATGTGAACCTCCAGCAGGCAACACTGTCCCTTGCCTTTATACAatacatttctgtatttgtatttaaatATATGAAGTCCTGTTAATACTTTTTAAGTCATAACTACTTCCATTAATTACCATATTTCCATATTCACAGGCCGTaactcttcatttctttttttttactgaggcCTGCAGTAAACTGTATTTTAGCTGCACCAGTCTGCCAGCACTGAAGTGGCACAGCTCCAGCAGTTTCTTATATACAGTCCTGGATGGCAGCCATTCACACAGACCTGCTGCCTCCTTCTCACATGGTGTAGGCCACCCAGTAGATCACATTCACCACAGCGAAAGTGAAAGGAAACACAGCCCTGGCGTAGATGTCGATGGTGTCGGCATCAATGGGCTTGCAGACGCATTTGGAACAgcacttcttctcctccttgGTCTCCTCCGTCTGCCTGGACCTTCTCCTCCTCGGCTCGGCCTCCTCACTGCCGACGTCCCCTGGGATTTCACTGCTGGAGTGCTGGGCCCGTCCATGGCGGTTGGAAATCATCACACTCTGGTTCATGCCAGTGACCGACAGGGAAAACAGAACCATGGCTTGTTTGCCGTTCTTCACAATGGACTGCAGGGAGACGGGGAGAGACGCATTTAAGCACTTCATGAGGTTTTATTCACATCAGCAATGTGTAGTGGCTCTCCACATATTTTCAATCACTGCACTCTAAGATTCAGTTTCACTTATTCACAACCTTGCCCTaatctttcttgtgttttcagcaTATGAATAGTTTTTGCTTacattttttatcatttcacaGAAAATACTATCAAGTCAATATATCCTATTCTGAAGGTATAGCTCAGATGTAGGAAATGAAATAGGCAGCATGATGACAATCACTATTACTCCCTGATGGGAAATCTTGTAGTTTTTATGCTCTATAGAGATTCATTGTCTTGCTGAAGGTCAGTGGGATGGATGCTTGTCAACATCTGGCTTTGAAGCCTGGCCCTGGTCTATGTTTGAAAGACGTGCTCATTACTCACAACTACCACCTGACGCTCTACATTGTTATCTGCTGATGGAGGTACATAATGGGAATGATGTCCTCACCTCAGAGCTAAGCTTGTTGGCCTTCACCTTGGCCTTCTCTTTGAGTCGGTAGTCAGCGTTGTAGTGAGCGAAGGCGTACTCAATGAGCGccgcaaacacaaacacataacagATCCAGAAGTAGACGTCTAACGCCTTGATGGCTGACGCTCGAGGCAGGGAGGAGCGGGCGCTTACCATCAGTGTGGTCATGGTGAGAACAGTCGTGATCCCTGAGGGAAGAACACAGGTGCAAAGCATAGATGAGGGTTTGTGGGGTTTTGGGAATGTCGTTCTGTGAGTCTGTGTCTCAACAACACTGGATGGATTGCAAGAATTagcgccacctgcaggtcaaaTTTGTAACTTAtcttgtgaaatatttcaacatgtattcaacagacattcatggttcccagaggatgaatcctaatgacttcagtgatcctctgacttattttgcaccaccatgaggttcacgTTTATGCTTTTAACTAAAATGTCTTGACAACTGTTATGTGCAAAACTAGTgatgttcccatcagcctctgttgAAGTTTAGTGTGAATCagcaactgttagcatgctaatatgttaAACTACAAACTTCCAGCTGATGCTAGCAGAATTGATGACACCTTGCTCCAGAGTAATACATTTCAATAACATCTGGCCAGATGTCAAGATCAAAGTTAAACGTCCACCATTTAAATAACAGTGTCTAATGGGCatattgccatgaaatttacTGTGGATATCATGCTCCTCAGAGGATGGACCTTTTCTATTTTGGACATTTAATGAGCTTTCCTCTAACAACCCCTTCAGGTCAACATGTCAACTTTGCATACAGTCTCTCTCATATCAAACTGTTGTATTGCCATGGAAACCATTGACTTGGTCTTGCCTCTGGTGCCACAACCAGGATGAACTACTCAACTGCCTCTAAGAAGAGCAAAATTGTCAGTATGGTTCAGTTTGATCAATTTCATTCACAACAACTCAGCACTTTAAACTTGTAATGTATGCTTTAATCCTTCAATAGATGAATGAACACCGACTTTGATCTAGGTTCCCCCTTTaagatttcattttgaaaactaATACCAACCTAAGGATACACGAGCAGGgactgctgattggctgatccaAAATGACACCCAGGACATGGCCACCAGTAATATTGAAGGCATGTATGACTGGATGATGTAGACTCCTCGATTACGTCTCAGCTGGAAACGAAGACTGAGCCTGGGAAATCGTCCCGCTGggaagcagaaaacagacaCCATGTTTAATTGTTTTGCTGAATAAACTAATTATCCAttgtgaaaatattcatttgttcTTCACAGATACTGATATCaaaaactgtctgtctgctcactcGTGCCCCTGGTGGCAATGCTTCAAGAGGAAAGACACAAAGTCGTACTGCAGGCTACATTTTCCCAGCAGCAATTCCTATCATCTCCTAAACCTACTGCCTGGCTCAGCAGCAAGCCTGACTTGATCCATTCCTTCTGTGCATAGAATATAACCATAGAAGCAcctgaagttaaaaaaaaacccttgcTTCAAAAAGAATCTGCAGAGTTTTCCAACACAAGAGGCAAGCCAAGTCCAAAAACTCTGAATAGTACATGATGTATAAAGCACTGACAGATCATGCAAGGGGCTTTCAAACTGACTGTGCTGGCGCTAACCTTGAcaagtgaagaaaaacagcaaaacaaggtGGATGCTCACCTGATTTGAAGTTCATCATCTCAGTGACAAACCGATAGTCTGTGATGGTGAACTGGGAGAGCTCCAGTTTGTCCAGGCCGTGGATGTGCCGCTGGCTCTCCGACCAGTGATAGACAATGTCCTCTGAGGAGTAACCGTCTAGAATGAAAAGAGACATTTTATCAGCGTTACCCAGCGTACAAAGATGCATTAAGGTGCTCAGCATGCTGCATTTTCATCCTACCACTGAAGAATGGAGGAAGTTTGGAGCATAGTAATCTCATATGCCACTTTGGTATGAACACATTGAGAGAAATCAAGGCAGCCAAATTAtgtgtggaggaagaaaaaagcatAATGTGAATCCCAACTTACAGCTTTCCAAGTCCAGCATACACTCTTGTTCATCCATAGGATACTTGGTCAGGTCCATATCACATGCCACTGTTGAAGTGATTCTAGGAATAAAACAGGAGGTTATGCTATTTTTCATCCGTGACAACAAGTGAAAGAGGTTttgggagggaaaaaaaatttaACAGCAGATAAGCACCAATTGAAATTCATTTCTAGCAAACAGCAAGACATGACAGTTATGTTATatacaagaaagaaagaaagaaagaaagaaagaaagaaagaaagaaagaaagaaagaaagaaagaaaaccaaaggaaacactttaaaaaatgaTCCTGAAAAAattttttccatctcttcctGAGCTATAAACTCTCACTTGCCTCTCGGAGCTCCATAGATatgagtgttgtgtttacagcttatTCTTGCTTCCACCAAGTTGCCAGAAAGAATTCGTGCAATTCATGCAGGTCAGTGGTTTTGTGGTTTTTATATATTTCACTTGCTTCTATAGGaacttatttttcctcactTGCCTCAAAGGGCTTCTGTAGATAGCAGCATTTTAGCAATAGTTACTTATTCACAcacccagcagacacagagcaacataaGCATTCAGCTGgattcatgtttctgtctgcctgaTGAAGTCCAACACTCATTCTGCTTTTatctctggtttggtctccaccaagtCCTGAGAAAGTTTTCTGGCACTTTAAGcactaaatgctccactatatTCTTTACCTAGTCgctaacctcctctgtctgccttttggtgctgggcaggtagtgtacagtgggttcaTCACAGCTTACttgctgaaagcagctgcctaGTGTGCGATGCTACTGCTAATGAGAGCAGCGACACTTAAAACAACATATGGGATTGGGGCTGGATGAAAAGTGTATAACTTTACCTCCAGAGACCACTGTTCATCCTGCCTCCTCCCAAATGTCTGCTCTCTTTTAACCACGACTACAATCTCTCTCTAACCTTAATTAGCTCAGATGCTGACATGTTACCAAATCTTAACAATATCAGCTCAGGAAGCCATCATATTAATCTTCTTCGTAGCTGTTTGGGAGGCACTGACAGACAATGTCATCCTGCCAATGGCAGCAGCACATGGGTTGTTTTGACAGGCGCTGGCAAAGGACCTCATTTGTCATTTAGGTTGCAGGGTTTTCTTATCATGGCAGTAGAATGGTGTTGATTGAATTACCACAGAGAACACAGCGTTTCAGATCATGGTGTAGATCATGAGGGATTTTTATTcccaaagacaacaaataaaagatGCCTGTGCTCTCAAATGTCTGAGGTTTCTGAAGGCAGGGGTATAAAAAAATAATGGCAAATCAGAATCTAGCACCCAGATACAAACTGTAGAGGTAATGCGTCTCACTGcttgtctgactgtctgactctGACGAGTGAAGACAATAATCTGTTTGCTCATACCGGCTGCTGTAAAGAATGACTCCGTTGGGCTGCAGGCGGATCAACTTGTTCTCCACTGTGACATCGTGGAACCAAGCAGATTTGGCGTTGACGATGAAAGTGTCGGGCAGCCACAGCTTGTCCACGAATCGACTGTCCAACCCCAGCGTCTTGTTGGTGTGATTGTAGGACAGGCGGTCATCGTGCCAGCTCTGCCGCAGGAACACAGTCATGGTGTATTCCTGCCAggaacaacacacagacacaaacatgaaggCTGAGTCACGGCATGGGGAAACAACCTTTACTCAGATAAAATGAACATCCACAAAGTGAGGTTTCCTTTTCCGAAACCCGCTTTGTAACAGGAATATTTTTAAATCAAACCAAGCAAATGTTTGTGCTTTAGTATCAAGTAGACTGAAGGTCAACTCAGTACCTGGGCTGCACTATTggtctgtggctctggaggagagggaaaataGTTAGATTATGGGAAGAGTAGGATTCAGTGTTTGTGGAGTTtaagaacttaaaaaaaaaaaaaacaggctattctatattcttttttttttaaatgtcagataTAAATGTATAGAAAAGAACTTAATCATTCTTTGTTCTAcatattgtcttattttctATTGTATTTGTTTCATATGTTTATCCCTTTTTCCTCTATCAACTCAATGGGATTGCAAAACTAAATTGCCCCTTTAATTACTGCAATCAGGTGGAAATCTAAGCACAAATTGGATTCAGTTTTTAATTTAATCTCAGTCGGTCTCATAAAGGTCACATCATTTAAAGTAGATTAACCAGAATatgtaaaattaaaacaagTTGAACAGAATTTTTATCTAATTTTGAActtatttttttgtactttctGCACTTTGATATTTTTTCACATCTTAAATATTCTATATATCAACAAGGTGTAAAGGAAagcatttattgtttttctgttacCAATACACATGTTTTGTCTCATTAAAGGGTAAAACCACCCTGAAATATGCCAGCTATGATTTAAAGATAAGATCATCTAAAATTAAACAGATATTCCTTTGTAAATGTTATCAGAAATAATCCTAAAGCAGTTCCAGTCCATagtatttaaacattaacatggAAACACATTTCTTAACAGTTATAAATACTGATTCTGGTCTCGTTGTGTATCCCATCTATTGATTTcctggggcagctgtggctcaggaggtggagcgGTCATCCACTTATTAGAAGatcggtggttcgatccctggccttgaCAGCCTACatgtcgaagtatccttgggcaagatactgaaccccaaattgccccCAATGGGCAATTagctgctgtgtgaatgtgtgaatataaatactgtacagtCCATTTTCCATTCCTATCTATGACCAAGCCTTTATTTGTATGCTTACTTGCAGGTACTGaagcaaagcaaaaatgtatttgttcGGAAAAGAATCAGGGCCACATAATATGACTCTGCCCACTAGATTTGGTTTCAACGTACAAAATCCATGAAAGTATCAAATTATCTAACAACTCAGCCAGTGTGTCATACATGTTCACACTGAGTACTTTCAAACCCTCAAGTGGGATAAATCAGGATTATGCAAATAGCAAATCTTTGATCTTTGTGCAATAGTGAAGTCGAGGGATGATAGAGAATCTCAgtgcaggaggaagaagaaactgtTTACCATGTTGGCTTCGGAGATGTGGTCAATGCTGGCCACTTCGATAGCCATGGCAACGTTCACTGGTGGACCTGTGGGGGGAGAagtgagaaaagaaagcaaacctGCCCCCTCCCcaatccagacacacacacacacaccttctctgCTCATTCTGAATCCATCAGTCCCTCCTCACTCCATCACCCATCTGTTTTCCTCCCACCCACCATCCACCCACGTCTCAAACACTCCTACAGTGCATAGAGATTAAGCATTATCCAGTTTAACCATGCTAAGTGGCACATCACACTGTGGGCATTCATAAACAGCACTGGGCTTTCACAGACTCGCACAGAGTGAGCTTCTGCcaacattgacacacacacgcacacactgtagCATTTTCACTCAACAGTTTGCCATATGATTAGCATGGAGTGTGTCTCTGTCATCGGATGGTAGAGGGCAGAAACTACAGGGGAGCTCACTGATGCAGAACAGAAAGGCTATTTATACTGAACATTAAGGAATCATACATTACCATTCCCCACCATTCAACACCTTCCCCTCACAATTTCCAACAAATCATATCCTATTGGCCATAAACTCAATGTATGGCGTGAGGTGATTTACAATGTACGGCAAGGTCGACAGGAGAGAGTTTAGAGAATGTCACCTGACGCAATAACAGACGTGTTTTACATAGTGTCCTCCAGCGGAAGAGCACAGATTATTAACACATTTGTAATAGATCCACTATTTACCAATGTATCTTCATTAATAATGAAATGGAAAGGCTTGCACTGCATATTCTTGCCATAACAACACTGTAATGTTAATGTGGCATTAATTCAGTCTCATAAAACTTCAAATAAATAGCATGAGCATTACACAAATACAATAGGATTCACAAACGTGTTAAGTGCCTTACAAATGCAAAAAGCTGCATTTGTAAATAATGTCCACAAGCATGTTTTGCACTCAGGAAATCATGCTAGCACTTACTGATGATCAGAagttgtcttcttttgtctacttacaactgttttttttttttaactcacagTCCATTAAGCTCTCTCAGCCACAGAAGATGTctaacaacaaaataaaaaaaactcttcaCTGTAGCACTGAACGcagtcttgtttgtttgttttgggggcCATGCAATTAGCAGCAGAGtaagtcactttggataaaagcatctgcaaaatgaatgcaatgatgtaaatgaatgtaatgtaaaaatgttttgcagAATGCAATGCAATTCAGAAATCCTTTTCTTACAAATGGTTTTGTTCACAAATGTGGTTTTCCATTTGCACAAATCAAATTGTGtgcatttttggatttttgagaCGACATAGttagtaaacaaaaaaaaaaaatccataaattTGTATGCCTGCATGTCCCCCAacaaaaatatttagaaatttaGCCTGTACTTTCCAAACCTAAATAAATGGCTTTAAACTAAGTTTCTGCATTGGTGCATCACCTCACTTAATCAGTAACATTCTTTATGATGAGTGACAGGTCATACTTGTGAAAGTTATCTCATTTTCAAGatgcaaaacacatttatgaatcctcttttttatttgtgtatttatttgacCCTTAATGACACAAACATACTAAAAGCTCATGGGATGTGAGTTGAATGAAGGGAATTACTCCAAATAACTCATCTGATTCCTCAATGGTCATTATAATGTTACGTCAATAAGAATGCAGTCACCGCATGATGCCGTGTTACGACGGTCAGTGTAGGCGTGTAGTGCgcagggcagtgtgtgtgtgtgtgtgtgtgtgtgtgtgtgtgtgtgtgtgtgtgtgtgtgtgtgtgtgtgtgtgtgtgtgtgtgtgtgtgtgtgtgtgtgtttggtaacAGCGGTGCTCCTGCTCCACATTTTCACCTTTGCTCAGCTGAGTTAAGCTGTGAGATTGAGAAATCTATCGCTGTGGTCATTGGATGTTTCACATCTTGCAGCCATTCTTAGCAAAGTCTCCTGAGCGGTGCTCTTTGTTTGCACCACTCATCTCCCTCTTGTCCTTGAAGGGCATCGTCCTCAATAATCCTCTCAGCAAAGCTGCTCTTCAcctgaatgtttttgttgtgtccGTAAAAAATGATTCTCCTTACTGATGAGTCAAAGCAGGGATTTACATAAGGTAAACACAGCTTTGTTCTGCTGtcatacaagaaaaaaaaaaaaaaacaataaacaaagaCATCTCTCAGGATAATGGAATTggtaaatgaaatgcaaatgtccACGTTGCTGTAACTTTGGGTGGGTGATGCTAAGGATGGCTGTAAATGTGAGGGGGTGAAATGCAACCCAACGCCACGAGCAGTAGATCTCATACTCACCTCCTATCCCAGGGCGAAAATTTCTGGCATAGCCCTTCATTAAATCATCCAGATTAGGTAACCAGGATATTTCAATGTCTGTACCTACATAGTCCCCAATGTCACTCAGCATGGCCCTAAAGgagacaaacatcaaacacagcagTCTTCAGTGGTCGTCCAGC includes these proteins:
- the gabrd gene encoding gamma-aminobutyric acid receptor subunit delta, whose product is MEVPTFLLSCLALLFVGGDIFTRAMLSDIGDYVGTDIEISWLPNLDDLMKGYARNFRPGIGGPPVNVAMAIEVASIDHISEANMEYTMTVFLRQSWHDDRLSYNHTNKTLGLDSRFVDKLWLPDTFIVNAKSAWFHDVTVENKLIRLQPNGVILYSSRITSTVACDMDLTKYPMDEQECMLDLESYGYSSEDIVYHWSESQRHIHGLDKLELSQFTITDYRFVTEMMNFKSAGRFPRLSLRFQLRRNRGVYIIQSYMPSILLVAMSWVSFWISQSAVPARVSLGITTVLTMTTLMVSARSSLPRASAIKALDVYFWICYVFVFAALIEYAFAHYNADYRLKEKAKVKANKLSSESIVKNGKQAMVLFSLSVTGMNQSVMISNRHGRAQHSSSEIPGDVGSEEAEPRRRRSRQTEETKEEKKCCSKCVCKPIDADTIDIYARAVFPFTFAVVNVIYWVAYTM